From Oceanipulchritudo coccoides, the proteins below share one genomic window:
- a CDS encoding YchJ family protein, with the protein MTDGIKLCACASGLAYADCCRSYHLGVSKAPTALALMRSRYCAYVIGEIDYLVQTTLPAARKADLRDSYKSTYDSINWIGLEVVTTWLGGENDKIGKVEFRAFYIQDGQRSTHHEVSRFRRSKGLWFYVDGQVEDSRQ; encoded by the coding sequence ATGACAGACGGAATAAAATTGTGCGCCTGTGCGAGCGGATTGGCGTATGCGGATTGTTGCAGGAGCTATCACTTAGGGGTATCCAAAGCGCCGACTGCGCTGGCCTTGATGCGGTCACGTTACTGCGCTTATGTCATTGGGGAAATTGATTACCTCGTTCAGACCACTCTTCCCGCAGCCCGGAAAGCTGATTTGAGGGATTCCTACAAGTCGACTTATGATTCCATTAATTGGATCGGATTGGAAGTGGTCACAACCTGGCTGGGTGGAGAGAATGACAAGATCGGGAAAGTTGAATTCCGCGCATTCTATATACAGGACGGCCAGCGTTCCACTCATCATGAGGTATCACGTTTTCGCCGAAGCAAGGGCCTTTGGTTTTATGTCGATGGTCAGGTGGAAGATTCCCGGCAATGA
- a CDS encoding ParA family protein — translation MARKIAFINYKGGVGKTSCIVNIAASLANSGKRVLLVDLDAQSNTSIWLMRVERWNELNTTGQGSVYSIFQPGEQTLKDIVVKDVVEERGGEKILPGLDLLPTTFDLIDLEHEYTPPEGEPVFVRFWEQLQQMEADYDYILFDCPPNVLRASQCGLFCANEVIVPANPDALSLIGFTLLTGKLVQFNERSAGFRSVGMGNPAMINGIIFNSIKAMTDIEVPKMRMQFRINQFRNQKKISPKTRIFNSMIRDAIVVRRAVTLGLPVLCIGNAIGTEGVVDDYENLTREIESLAGLAVAPVNQLNHAETA, via the coding sequence ATGGCTAGAAAAATTGCGTTTATTAATTACAAAGGCGGCGTCGGCAAAACCAGTTGCATTGTCAACATTGCGGCCAGCCTTGCGAACAGCGGCAAACGGGTCCTTCTGGTGGACCTCGACGCCCAGTCAAATACCAGCATCTGGTTGATGCGGGTCGAGCGGTGGAATGAATTGAACACGACCGGCCAGGGGTCCGTCTATTCAATCTTCCAACCGGGTGAGCAAACCCTCAAGGACATTGTCGTCAAGGATGTGGTTGAGGAACGCGGCGGGGAAAAGATCCTTCCCGGATTGGACCTGCTCCCGACCACTTTTGACCTGATTGACCTTGAGCACGAATACACTCCACCGGAAGGTGAACCCGTGTTTGTGCGATTCTGGGAACAGCTTCAGCAGATGGAAGCGGATTATGACTATATCCTTTTTGACTGCCCGCCGAATGTCTTGCGTGCCTCCCAGTGTGGCCTGTTTTGCGCCAACGAAGTGATCGTACCAGCCAACCCGGATGCCCTGAGCTTGATCGGCTTCACTCTGTTGACGGGCAAACTGGTCCAGTTCAACGAGCGCTCCGCCGGCTTCCGTAGCGTGGGCATGGGCAACCCGGCGATGATCAACGGGATCATCTTCAATAGCATCAAGGCGATGACTGACATCGAGGTGCCGAAGATGCGCATGCAGTTCCGTATTAATCAATTCCGGAACCAGAAGAAGATTTCGCCGAAGACCCGCATCTTTAATTCCATGATCCGGGATGCGATTGTTGTCCGTCGTGCGGTCACTCTTGGACTGCCGGTCCTTTGTATTGGAAATGCCATTGGGACGGAGGGAGTCGTGGATGACTACGAGAATCTTACCCGTGAAATCGAATCCCTGGCCGGGCTGGCTGTTGCCCCGGTCAATCAGTTAAACCACGCCGAAACTGCTTAA
- a CDS encoding GIY-YIG nuclease family protein codes for MKWSVYIVRCADNSLYTGVAIDVERRFTEHQSQGPKAAKYVRGRAPLKLVYTQALGTRSEAMAEEWRIKQLSKLDKEKLIRRQIN; via the coding sequence ATGAAGTGGAGTGTCTACATTGTTCGTTGTGCGGATAACTCCCTTTATACGGGCGTTGCTATCGATGTGGAGCGCCGGTTCACGGAGCATCAATCGCAAGGGCCCAAAGCCGCTAAATATGTCCGGGGGCGTGCGCCGCTGAAACTGGTGTATACCCAAGCTCTCGGAACACGGTCAGAGGCCATGGCAGAAGAGTGGCGGATTAAACAATTGAGCAAGCTGGATAAGGAAAAACTCATCCGTAGGCAGATAAATTAA
- a CDS encoding SLC13 family permease has translation MTFEIWVVFLILALAVVAFVTERVRHDLIGLLVMVLLGLTNVLQPDDLLHGFGNRAVVTIGAMFVLSAALTRTGMVSALSGKLADYSRGNPMRFLVFSLVTVCVMSAFINNTPVVLVFIPAVLTVSAKVGMSPSKFLMPISFASMLGGSCTLIGTSSNILVSSISDGLGQGAIGMFEFSQVGIVIVFAGMGYLLFLSFRLLPDRVTIASSANPEAAKKYVTQVQLARESNLIGKTLGETPFGKSRVSVVELIRGEQISRLGRDTPLELGDILLVRGDLNEILELDRQHSVTITPGLKPEVGDFKRVEMTLFELMIAPDSNLIGQRCSAIGFRQEYEVSIFAIQRRGRHHQREIGEIELKLGDILLVRGSIEEASRLRDSNEFILLEGVHEEREERHKAPIAIATIATIILLASLGVFPISVLSLGGVAVVLLAKLLTPREVYRAVDWPVLVLIAGMIALGDAMGQTGALDLIASQLVSAVGSLGPHATLWIFYIMTGGLSLLILNKPAAALMAPLAVILAQQLNVDPKPFVMAVAFAASTAMATPMGYQTNLLVYGPGGYAFKDFIRFGLPLNLLVGVIACFLIPWVWPF, from the coding sequence ATGACTTTTGAAATCTGGGTAGTCTTTCTGATTCTCGCTCTTGCGGTCGTGGCCTTTGTGACTGAGCGCGTCCGGCACGACCTGATCGGGTTGCTTGTCATGGTCTTGCTCGGGTTGACAAATGTCCTTCAGCCAGACGACCTCCTCCACGGCTTTGGCAATCGAGCCGTAGTGACGATCGGGGCCATGTTTGTCCTGAGTGCCGCGCTGACACGCACCGGGATGGTTTCCGCTCTGAGTGGCAAATTAGCGGACTATTCCCGGGGCAACCCCATGCGTTTCCTTGTTTTCTCGTTGGTCACTGTTTGTGTGATGTCAGCCTTCATCAACAACACGCCGGTGGTTCTTGTCTTCATCCCCGCTGTCCTGACGGTCAGTGCAAAAGTCGGGATGAGCCCCTCAAAGTTTCTCATGCCGATTTCCTTTGCCTCAATGCTTGGCGGGAGTTGCACCCTGATTGGTACCTCCTCCAACATTCTTGTCTCCTCCATTTCAGACGGCCTTGGACAGGGCGCAATCGGCATGTTTGAATTCTCGCAGGTTGGCATCGTGATCGTCTTTGCCGGAATGGGTTACCTGCTCTTTCTGTCCTTCCGCCTGTTACCGGATCGCGTGACGATCGCTTCTTCGGCCAATCCGGAAGCTGCCAAGAAATATGTCACGCAGGTGCAGCTGGCCCGGGAATCAAATTTAATCGGGAAAACACTGGGCGAGACACCTTTTGGCAAATCACGCGTGTCTGTAGTCGAGCTGATCCGTGGTGAGCAGATCAGCCGCCTTGGGCGCGACACGCCCCTTGAATTGGGGGACATCCTACTCGTTCGTGGAGACTTGAATGAAATTCTTGAACTCGACCGGCAGCACTCGGTAACCATCACGCCCGGTCTGAAACCGGAGGTAGGGGACTTTAAGCGTGTCGAAATGACCTTGTTCGAGCTCATGATCGCGCCTGATTCCAACTTGATCGGACAGCGTTGCAGCGCCATCGGCTTCCGCCAGGAATATGAAGTATCGATCTTCGCGATCCAGCGGCGTGGCCGCCATCATCAGAGGGAGATTGGCGAGATTGAACTGAAATTGGGTGATATCCTGCTTGTCCGGGGTTCTATTGAGGAAGCATCCCGTTTGCGGGACAGCAATGAATTCATCCTTCTTGAAGGCGTGCACGAGGAGCGCGAGGAACGGCATAAGGCCCCCATTGCCATTGCGACGATTGCCACGATCATCCTGCTGGCCTCCCTCGGAGTCTTTCCGATCAGTGTCTTGTCGCTGGGTGGTGTCGCCGTTGTCCTGCTTGCGAAACTATTGACACCGCGTGAGGTCTACCGGGCTGTGGATTGGCCAGTGCTGGTGCTCATTGCTGGCATGATTGCCCTTGGCGATGCCATGGGCCAGACCGGAGCCCTCGACCTTATCGCCAGCCAACTTGTCTCCGCGGTTGGTTCCCTTGGGCCCCATGCCACACTGTGGATATTCTACATCATGACTGGCGGGCTCAGCCTCTTGATTTTAAACAAGCCGGCAGCCGCCTTGATGGCCCCGTTGGCGGTCATCCTTGCCCAGCAACTGAATGTTGATCCGAAACCCTTTGTCATGGCGGTGGCCTTTGCTGCCTCCACGGCGATGGCAACCCCCATGGGCTATCAGACGAATCTTCTTGTCTACGGGCCCGGTGGATATGCTTTCAAGGACTTCATTCGCTTTGGTCTTCCGCTGAATCTTTTGGTCGGCGTGATTGCTTGTTTTCTTATCCCTTGGGTCTGGCCGTTTTAA
- a CDS encoding SDR family NAD(P)-dependent oxidoreductase has protein sequence MTNNESERFLSGQVAVVTGGGRGIGREIARQLAAVGARVVVTARTLSQLEETRELIASEGGLCSTVQMDVLDEVSVSTAFREILEVNGHVDLLVNNAGISGKSGAPWELDTEDWWRTMEVNLRGPYLCSKVVIPDMIERKRGRIIMVGSNMAFWPYPVASAYSCSKAGLVRLGDNLAVALKEHGIAVFTISPGLVRTEMTKDIPEEFVADAEWTPIEKPAELCVALASGKADALTGRYIHSSEHDLDELIARAEEIEGKNLQTMRLVE, from the coding sequence ATGACAAATAATGAGAGTGAAAGATTTTTGAGCGGTCAGGTGGCCGTGGTCACAGGAGGTGGCCGTGGGATTGGCCGTGAAATTGCAAGACAGTTGGCCGCTGTGGGAGCCCGTGTCGTTGTGACTGCCAGGACACTTTCCCAACTGGAGGAAACCCGCGAATTGATCGCTTCCGAGGGAGGTCTCTGCTCAACCGTCCAGATGGATGTTCTCGACGAGGTCAGTGTGTCCACCGCCTTTCGCGAGATTCTGGAAGTGAACGGTCATGTAGACCTGCTGGTAAACAATGCCGGAATCTCCGGCAAGTCGGGTGCGCCATGGGAATTGGACACAGAGGATTGGTGGCGCACTATGGAAGTGAATCTCCGCGGTCCTTACCTGTGTTCCAAGGTGGTGATTCCAGATATGATCGAGCGCAAGCGGGGCCGAATCATCATGGTAGGCAGCAACATGGCCTTCTGGCCCTATCCCGTGGCCTCCGCCTACAGCTGCAGCAAGGCGGGATTGGTCCGTCTGGGTGACAACCTCGCTGTCGCTCTAAAGGAACACGGGATCGCAGTCTTTACCATCAGTCCGGGTCTGGTCCGGACCGAAATGACCAAGGATATTCCGGAGGAATTTGTTGCCGATGCTGAATGGACTCCCATTGAGAAGCCCGCTGAGCTTTGCGTTGCTCTCGCTTCCGGCAAGGCGGATGCCCTGACCGGCCGCTATATCCATTCATCCGAACATGATCTCGACGAGCTCATTGCCCGCGCCGAGGAAATCGAGGGTAAAAATCTCCAGACGATGCGGCTGGTCGAGTAG
- a CDS encoding BrnT family toxin yields the protein MSNFKKSKYDPVRSVSNLARHGIDFKEAQHLWEGVFVENSLPYAMERRFMVTGPINNKFWSAIITYRHEVIRIISVRRARQKETARWHNHHP from the coding sequence ATGTCTAATTTCAAGAAATCCAAATACGACCCCGTGAGAAGCGTATCCAACCTGGCTCGACACGGCATCGACTTTAAAGAGGCCCAGCACCTGTGGGAGGGTGTGTTTGTGGAGAACAGTTTACCCTATGCCATGGAACGGCGCTTCATGGTAACAGGTCCTATCAACAACAAATTCTGGAGCGCCATCATCACCTATCGTCATGAAGTCATCCGCATCATTTCGGTCCGCCGCGCCCGTCAGAAAGAAACTGCCCGATGGCACAACCATCACCCTTAA